Proteins from one Candidatus Zixiibacteriota bacterium genomic window:
- a CDS encoding ABC transporter ATP-binding protein → MIQIRGLTKSFGRHRVLDAVDLDVARGETLVVIGRSGCGKSILLKHVAGLMTPDAGTVAIDGQRLDRLDRGGLLKLRLRMGFLFQSGALFDSLTVAQNVGLGLTENSELPASEVGRIVAERLEWVGLAGLGDQYPSEFSGGMRKRAALARAIAMDPEIVLYDEPTTGLDPVTAEGINDLIVTLREHLRATAIAVTHDMNSAFKIGDRIAMLHDGRIVFSGSVEAARASDDPLLRQFVTGGTEGPLVAL, encoded by the coding sequence ATGATCCAGATCCGTGGCCTCACAAAATCGTTCGGTCGGCATCGTGTTCTCGATGCGGTCGATCTCGATGTCGCGCGCGGGGAGACTCTCGTCGTCATCGGACGGTCGGGATGCGGCAAGAGCATCCTGCTCAAGCACGTGGCCGGATTGATGACACCCGATGCGGGCACGGTGGCCATTGACGGTCAGCGGCTGGATCGCCTTGATCGCGGCGGTCTGCTGAAGCTGAGGCTGCGGATGGGGTTTCTGTTTCAATCCGGCGCGCTCTTCGATTCGCTGACCGTGGCGCAGAATGTCGGTCTGGGGTTGACCGAGAACAGCGAGCTTCCCGCCTCAGAGGTCGGTCGCATCGTCGCCGAGCGGCTCGAATGGGTCGGTTTGGCCGGATTGGGAGATCAATATCCCTCGGAATTCTCCGGTGGGATGCGCAAACGCGCCGCGCTGGCGCGGGCGATCGCCATGGACCCCGAGATTGTCCTCTATGATGAACCGACCACCGGTCTTGATCCGGTCACGGCGGAGGGAATCAACGATCTGATCGTGACACTGCGCGAGCACCTACGCGCCACCGCGATCGCGGTCACGCACGACATGAACTCCGCGTTCAAGATCGGCGACCGGATCGCCATGCTGCATGATGGCCGCATCGTCTTCTCCGGTTCGGTCGAAGCGGCGCGCGCATCGGATGATCCCCTGTTGCGCCAATTCGTCACCGGCGGCACCGAAGGGCCGCTGGTGGCGTTGTAA
- the radA gene encoding DNA repair protein RadA, with amino-acid sequence MKSAATKTFYACSGCGSVFARWQGQCPECGAWDTLHEERETGRTGAVRSKGTSKAPQTSALADVPADTVGVIASGIGEFDNVLGGGAVPGSTVLVGGEPGIGKSTLLLQVAARMAQRGIATLYVSGEESAAQIKGRADRLGLCSDLHLLIETDLAAILAALDHAPEKFGAVIIDSIQTTFDRQWQSPPGTVSQVRECAAAISEWARRAQAAAFLVGHVTKDGFIAGPKVLEHLVDTVLQFEGDRRQWIRILRCLKNRYGSTHEVGLFEMAETGLSEVIDPSGHFLPSGLGAVPAPGTAVAVAIEGRRPLLLEVQALVGQGTGGNVPQRVVSGLDPRRAAILIAILHNVAGLPLSGRDVYLNITGGYATDEPAVDLAGAVAIASSARKQAAPGYTVFIGEVGLGGEIRGVPQLKKRLIEAEKIGCRTAVVPAANSRELAYGGELELQPVFRLAQALEVL; translated from the coding sequence ATGAAATCCGCCGCCACCAAGACCTTCTATGCCTGCTCCGGGTGCGGTTCGGTCTTTGCCCGCTGGCAGGGACAGTGCCCTGAATGTGGGGCTTGGGATACCCTCCATGAAGAGAGAGAGACCGGCCGAACCGGCGCCGTTCGCAGCAAAGGGACATCGAAAGCGCCGCAGACCAGCGCACTGGCCGATGTTCCGGCCGATACGGTGGGCGTCATCGCCAGCGGCATCGGTGAATTCGACAATGTCCTCGGCGGCGGCGCGGTTCCGGGGTCGACAGTCTTGGTCGGCGGCGAGCCGGGCATCGGTAAGTCGACGCTGCTGCTTCAGGTGGCGGCGCGGATGGCGCAGCGCGGCATCGCCACGCTCTATGTCTCCGGTGAGGAATCGGCGGCGCAGATCAAGGGACGCGCCGATCGGCTGGGGCTGTGTTCCGATCTTCATCTTCTGATCGAGACCGACTTGGCGGCGATCCTGGCCGCTCTCGATCACGCGCCGGAGAAGTTCGGCGCCGTCATCATCGATTCGATCCAGACGACATTTGACCGGCAATGGCAGAGCCCGCCCGGGACTGTCTCGCAGGTGCGGGAATGTGCGGCGGCGATCTCGGAATGGGCGCGACGGGCCCAGGCGGCGGCGTTTCTCGTTGGGCATGTCACCAAGGACGGTTTCATCGCCGGGCCAAAGGTGTTGGAGCATCTGGTCGACACGGTCCTGCAATTCGAAGGGGACCGACGGCAATGGATCAGGATTCTTCGCTGTCTCAAGAATCGCTATGGCTCGACGCACGAGGTCGGCCTGTTCGAGATGGCCGAGACCGGCCTTTCGGAAGTCATCGATCCCTCCGGTCATTTCCTCCCCAGTGGTCTGGGGGCGGTTCCGGCACCGGGCACCGCGGTCGCGGTTGCCATCGAGGGGCGACGTCCCCTCTTATTGGAAGTGCAGGCATTGGTCGGGCAGGGGACCGGCGGCAATGTGCCGCAGCGTGTGGTCTCCGGCTTGGACCCGCGCCGCGCCGCCATCCTGATCGCGATCCTGCACAATGTCGCCGGGCTGCCGTTGTCGGGACGCGATGTCTATCTCAACATCACCGGCGGGTACGCCACCGATGAGCCCGCCGTCGATCTGGCGGGCGCGGTCGCCATCGCGTCCTCGGCGCGGAAGCAGGCGGCGCCCGGATACACCGTCTTCATTGGTGAAGTCGGTCTGGGCGGCGAGATTCGCGGCGTCCCCCAACTTAAGAAACGTCTGATCGAAGCGGAGAAGATCGGCTGCCGCACGGCCGTGGTTCCGGCGGCCAACAGCCGCGAGCTGGCCTATGGGGGAGAATTGGAGCTGCAACCGGTCTTCCGTCTCGCGCAGGCGCTGGAGGTGCTCTGA
- the tgt gene encoding tRNA guanosine(34) transglycosylase Tgt — MIPAHNDSRSGECGPDLGQGGESDPAARLRFSVDAADGSARAGTIVINGRRIETPVFMPVGTAGSVKALPPHDVESLGATICLGNTYHLYLRPGAEVIRGAGGLHRFIGWNGAILTDSGGFQVFSLQELRRVTAEGVRFRSHLDGSEHLFTPESVVDFQFELGVDIAMVLDVCSPYPASHSDAAADLEVTLGWAARSRDRHRSAVDYTTTALFGIVQGSVYEDLRRHSARALLACGFDGYAIGGLSVGEPKEAMWEMTEATVAELPDVRPRYLMGVGTPEDLIMGIERGIDMFDCVLPTRNARNGTAFTSHGPVPVKAARYARDFDPLDPECDCLTCRRHSRAYIRHLFNAGEISAMMLTTRHNLHFYLTIVRRARRAIMDGRWQIFAREFLAAYAEGDSAATQ, encoded by the coding sequence GTGATTCCCGCACACAACGATAGTCGGAGTGGCGAGTGTGGCCCTGACCTTGGCCAGGGTGGAGAGAGCGACCCGGCGGCTCGACTCCGTTTCTCCGTGGATGCCGCCGATGGCTCGGCGCGGGCCGGAACCATCGTCATCAACGGCCGGCGGATCGAAACCCCGGTCTTCATGCCGGTCGGCACCGCCGGGTCTGTGAAGGCGCTTCCACCGCACGATGTGGAATCGCTGGGCGCAACCATCTGCCTCGGCAACACCTATCACTTGTACTTGCGTCCGGGAGCAGAGGTGATTCGGGGGGCGGGTGGATTGCACAGGTTCATCGGCTGGAATGGTGCCATCCTGACCGATTCCGGCGGCTTTCAGGTCTTCAGTCTCCAGGAATTGCGTCGTGTCACAGCCGAAGGCGTTCGCTTTCGGTCGCACCTCGACGGGTCCGAGCACTTGTTCACGCCGGAGAGTGTCGTCGATTTCCAGTTCGAGTTGGGTGTCGACATCGCCATGGTTCTCGATGTCTGCTCGCCCTACCCCGCAAGCCACTCGGACGCGGCGGCTGACCTCGAGGTAACACTGGGATGGGCAGCCCGGAGCCGGGATCGCCATCGGTCGGCAGTCGATTATACCACAACGGCTTTGTTCGGTATTGTTCAAGGATCAGTTTATGAGGATCTTCGTCGCCATTCGGCGCGGGCCCTGCTCGCTTGTGGCTTCGATGGTTATGCCATCGGTGGTCTCTCGGTCGGGGAACCCAAAGAGGCGATGTGGGAGATGACCGAAGCGACGGTGGCGGAACTGCCCGATGTTAGGCCGCGCTACCTGATGGGCGTGGGCACACCGGAGGACCTCATCATGGGCATTGAGCGGGGAATCGACATGTTCGACTGTGTGCTGCCGACGCGGAACGCCCGGAATGGGACCGCGTTCACGTCCCATGGTCCCGTTCCGGTCAAGGCCGCGCGATATGCCCGCGATTTCGATCCCCTGGATCCCGAATGCGACTGCCTGACCTGCCGCCGCCACAGCCGCGCGTATATCCGACACCTGTTCAATGCCGGTGAAATCTCCGCAATGATGTTGACGACACGACATAATTTGCATTTCTACCTGACGATCGTGCGCCGGGCACGGCGGGCGATAATGGACGGGAGGTGGCAGATTTTCGCCCGTGAGTTTCTGGCTGCCTATGCCGAAGGGGATTCGGCGGCGACCCAATGA
- the yajC gene encoding preprotein translocase subunit YajC, whose amino-acid sequence MFWPAMAPPPSGEGSSPNPILTFLPFVLMIVVVWFLLIRPQRKRQKEHQAMLTQLSKGDRVVTNSGMFGTIVGMSDNTVTLRVGDDSRSETKIEFLKSAIAGKVDAR is encoded by the coding sequence ATGTTCTGGCCGGCGATGGCACCGCCCCCTTCGGGGGAAGGTTCGTCGCCCAACCCGATTTTGACGTTCCTGCCGTTTGTTCTGATGATCGTTGTGGTCTGGTTCCTGCTGATTCGGCCCCAGCGCAAGCGTCAGAAGGAACACCAGGCGATGCTGACGCAGTTGTCCAAGGGCGACCGCGTGGTCACCAATTCCGGCATGTTCGGGACGATTGTCGGCATGAGTGACAATACGGTCACATTGCGGGTTGGGGATGACTCCCGCAGCGAGACAAAGATCGAGTTCCTGAAGTCGGCGATTGCCGGCAAGGTCGACGCCCGTTAA
- the def gene encoding peptide deformylase: MGDKLGDDILLYGDPVLRRVAAQVSGFDGSLRLLAERLLRIQTRERAIGVAANQIGAEWSVFSVDEGMIRRGGAAEVLVNPVVAATDGEVITEEGCLCFPGIFIEVARPRWVAIRAFDCDGRPVEREAEGMLARAYLHEIDHLQGRLFIDRVDPPTRRLVLERMRAFTSKSERPGNRR, translated from the coding sequence ATGGGCGATAAGCTCGGCGACGACATCCTTCTCTATGGCGATCCGGTGCTGCGCCGGGTCGCCGCCCAGGTGTCGGGCTTCGACGGGTCGCTGCGGCTGTTGGCCGAGCGCCTCCTGCGTATTCAGACGCGCGAGCGTGCCATCGGCGTGGCGGCCAACCAGATCGGCGCGGAGTGGAGCGTCTTTTCCGTGGATGAGGGGATGATCCGTCGCGGCGGCGCCGCCGAGGTGCTGGTCAATCCGGTGGTGGCGGCGACCGATGGCGAGGTGATCACTGAGGAGGGTTGCCTCTGTTTCCCGGGGATCTTCATCGAAGTGGCGCGTCCACGCTGGGTGGCGATTCGCGCCTTCGATTGTGACGGTCGACCCGTTGAACGCGAAGCCGAGGGGATGCTCGCACGGGCCTACCTCCATGAGATCGATCACCTGCAGGGGCGGTTGTTCATCGACCGCGTCGATCCCCCGACGAGACGCCTTGTGCTGGAGCGCATGCGGGCTTTCACGTCGAAGAGCGAACGGCCGGGCAATCGACGGTGA
- the fmt gene encoding methionyl-tRNA formyltransferase — protein sequence MAVRFLRPLRMDFRIVNVVFFGTASFGLPTLAAINASDRHRLIGLVTGMDKPKGRGQHLTPTPVGRWAMDVGLAPVLKPERLGAPDFITALRTLPADVYVVVAFRILPESVFTIPRYALNLHASLLPAYRGAAPIQRALMAGETQTGVTTFLLAKTVDSGAVLVQRTTDIDPDENAGQLADRLAHLGAEAVIATLDLLATGQARPLPQDDARTSQAPKITSADLCLDLTGSATEAINRIRALAPEPGAVVRIGGQVLKVLALRYAGPRQPEDQPGEIVLADPRQGIIVATADGRVAIERLQAPGKRAQTGAEFVRGHRIQRNDRIAPPA from the coding sequence ATGGCGGTTCGCTTCTTGCGGCCGCTGAGAATGGACTTCAGGATCGTGAACGTCGTCTTCTTCGGCACTGCTTCCTTCGGCCTGCCCACATTGGCCGCGATCAACGCGTCGGATCGCCACCGGTTGATCGGTTTGGTCACTGGGATGGACAAGCCGAAGGGGAGAGGGCAGCACCTGACACCGACTCCGGTCGGCCGATGGGCCATGGACGTGGGCTTGGCGCCGGTCCTTAAGCCCGAGCGTTTGGGCGCACCAGACTTCATCACCGCGCTGCGAACACTCCCGGCCGATGTCTATGTGGTCGTGGCCTTTCGCATTCTCCCGGAATCGGTCTTTACAATCCCGCGGTATGCCCTTAATCTCCACGCGTCCCTGCTGCCCGCCTATCGCGGGGCGGCACCGATTCAGCGGGCGCTGATGGCGGGAGAGACGCAAACCGGTGTGACGACATTCCTGCTGGCGAAGACCGTGGACTCTGGCGCCGTGCTGGTCCAAAGGACAACCGACATCGATCCCGACGAGAACGCCGGGCAACTCGCCGATCGTCTGGCGCACCTCGGGGCGGAAGCGGTGATCGCGACGCTCGACCTGTTGGCCACGGGTCAAGCACGGCCCCTCCCTCAAGATGACGCGCGCACCTCGCAGGCACCGAAGATCACCTCCGCCGACCTGTGCCTCGATCTGACCGGTAGCGCCACTGAGGCCATCAACCGCATTCGTGCTCTGGCACCCGAGCCCGGAGCCGTCGTCCGGATCGGCGGACAGGTGTTGAAGGTTCTCGCGCTCAGATATGCCGGTCCCCGGCAACCCGAGGATCAGCCGGGTGAAATCGTCCTGGCCGATCCGCGCCAGGGTATAATCGTGGCGACCGCCGATGGTCGTGTCGCCATTGAGCGGCTCCAGGCTCCGGGGAAACGGGCACAAACGGGGGCCGAATTCGTACGCGGACATCGTATCCAACGAAATGACCGCATCGCGCCGCCGGCCTGA